In a genomic window of Trichoderma atroviride chromosome 4, complete sequence:
- a CDS encoding 60S ribosomal protein eL8 has protein sequence MPPKSGKKVAPAPFPQSKAGKKGPKNPLIEKRPRNYGIGQDIQPKRNLSRMVKWPEYVRLQRQRKILRLRLKVPPSLAQFQHVLDRNTAAQAFKLLNKYRPETKVEKKERLLKEATAVKEGKKKEDVSKKPYTVKYGLNHVVGLIENKKASLVLIPNDVDPIELVVFLPSLCKKMGIPYAIIKGKARLGTVVHKKTAAVLALTEVRSEDKNELSKLVSAVKDGYMEKHEQSRRQWGGGIMGAKAQMRIIKKQKAIEAATKI, from the exons ATG CCTCCCAAATCTGGCAAGAAGGTCGCCCCTGCTCCTTTCCCTCAGAGCAAGGCTGGTAAGAAGGGACCCAAG AACCCTCTTATCGAGAAGCGCCCCCGCAACTATGGCATCGGCCAGGACATCCAGCCCAAGCGAAACCTTTCTCGCATGGTAAAGTGGCCCGAATATGTCcgcctccagcgccagcgcaaGATCCTCCGCCTGCGTCTCAAGGTCCCCCCCTCTCTGGCCCAGTTCCAGCACGTCCTTGACCGCAACACCGCCGCCCAGGCTTTCAAGCTCCTCAACAAGTACCGCCCTGAGACCAAggtcgagaagaaggagcgTCTCCTGAAGGAGGCCACCGCCGTcaaggagggcaagaagaaggaggatgtCTCCAAGAAGCCCTACACCGTCAAGTACGGTCTCAACCACGTCGTTGGCCTGATTGAGAACAAGAAGGCTTCCCTGGTCCTCATCCCCAACGATGTTGACCCCATTGAGTTGGTTGtcttccttccttctctctgCAAGAAGATGGGTATCCCCtacgccatcatcaagggcaaggccCGTCTCGGAACTGTCGTCCACAAGAAG ACCGCCGCTGTCCTGGCCCTCACCGAGGTCCGCTCCGAGGACAAGAAcgagctctccaagctcgtCTCTGCCGTCAAGGATGGCTACATGGAGAAGCACGAGCAGTCCCGCCGACAGTGGGGCGGTGGCATCATGGGTGCCAAGGCTCAGATGCgcatcatcaagaagcagaaggcTATTGAGGCTGCTACCAAGATTTAA
- a CDS encoding uncharacterized protein (BUSCO:EOG092D26ZW) → MPPITCVRCQANKAVVKRPKNHHKLCRDCFIAVFEDEVHHTIVSSKLFYPGEKVAIGASGGKDSTVLASVLKTLNERHNYKLDLVLLSIDEGIKGYRDDSLETVKRNALQYDMPLKIVGYDELYGWTMDQVVETIGKKGNCTYCGVFRRQALDRGAKTLEIKHVVTGHNADDVAETVLMNLLRGDLPRLSRSTSIVTGGSLNDVKRSKPLKYAYEKEIVLYAHHKKLDYFSTECIYSPEAFRGTARSLIKNLEKVRPSAILDIVRSGEDMARLTPDKGQGACACDEGEGMGGCGSADAKSSGNDLAQMEASLKKQPAVNGLETEITSNGAPEVIDSDDVVKLPVRQRRTKESGPVQLQTLGKCVKCGYMSSQAMCQACTLLEGLNKNRPEISIEG, encoded by the coding sequence ATGCCGCCTATCACATGTGTTCGCTGCCAGGCGAACAAGGCAGTAGTCAAGAGGCCCAAAAACCACCACAAATTATGCCGCGACTGCTTCATAGCCGTCTTTGAGGATGAAGTCCACCACACCATCGTCTCATCCAAGCTGTTCTACCCCGGAGAAAAAGTCGCCATCGGAGCATCAGGAGGCAAGGACTCAACAGTACTAGCATCCGTACTAAAGACTCTCAACGAGCGCCACAACTATAAACTGGATCTCGTGCTTCTCAGTATAGACGAAGGAATCAAAGGCTACAGAGACGACTCCCTGGAAACGGTGAAGCGAAACGCACTTCAGTACGATATGCCCTTGAAGATTGTGGGATACGATGAGCTATATGGCTGGACCATGGACCAAGTCGTAGAGACTATAGGGAAAAAGGGCAACTGCACGTACTGCGGCGTGTTTCGTCGGCAGGCGCTGGACAGGGGTGCAAAGACCCTGGAAATTAAGCATGTTGTCACTGGTCACAATGCGGATGATGTCGCGGAGACAGTCCTCATGAATCTCCTTCGAGGAGATTTACCACGATTGTCTCGCAGCACCAGTATAGTCACCGGTGGCTCATTGAACGACGTGAAGCGAAGTAAGCCTCTAAAGTATGCCTACGAAAAGGAGATTGTGCTTTATGCACATCACAAGAAGCTGGATTATTTCAGTACGGAGTGCATTTACAGTCCCGAGGCATTCCGTGGAACTGCACGAAGCCTCATCAAAAACTTGGAAAAGGTCCGGCCAAGCGCTATATTGGACATTGTTCGGAGCGGCGAAGACATGGCCCGGCTCACGCCAGATAAAGGACAAGGGGCTTGCGCTTGCGACGAAGGCGAGGGCATGGGTGGTTGTGGATCTGCCGATGCAAAGTCATCAGGGAACGACCTGGCGCAAATGGAAGCAAGtctgaagaagcagcccgCAGTCAACGGGCTTGAGACCGAGATCACATCGAACGGCGCGCCAGAGGTCATTGATAGTGACGATGTGGTGAAGCTTCCTGTTCGGCAGCGTCGGACAAAGGAGTCTGGCCCTGTTCAGCTGCAAACACTTGGAAAGTGCGTCAAATGTGGCTACATGTCCAGCCAAGCAATGTGCCAGGCTTGTACTTTGCTGGAAGGTCTCAATAAGAATAGACCAGAGATCTCAATAGAGGGGTAG
- a CDS encoding uncharacterized protein (EggNog:ENOG41~TransMembrane:1 (o12-31i)), which translates to MPVPFETLLPYGIIIVMFGATGTGLAAFKTWQNEGKRPRYSLDQWDRVSQLLSRECGHLHPVTNHYL; encoded by the exons ATGCCTGTTCCTTTCGAAACCCTGCTGCCATACGGCATCATAATTGTC ATGTTTGGCGCTACAGGTACCGGACTGGCTGCCTTCAAGACATGGCAGAACGAGGGCAAGCGACCGCGCTATTCATTGGATCAGTGGGATAGAGTTAGTCAACTTCTGAGCAGAGAATGCGGCCATTTACATCCAGTAACTAACCATTATCTATAG
- a CDS encoding uncharacterized protein (EggNog:ENOG41), which yields MSKPKNWPISLPYLKAPLHGKDISPSQTQFLRTQPLHLPTVPASSPATETPCPHVKIQAIQDPLHPACGQRGLFATRNIAPGGINTGVSRTIARPGDDERRERLRLVA from the coding sequence ATGTCCAAGCCCAAAAACTGGCCCATCTCCCTCCCATACCTCAAAGCGCCCCTCCACGGCAAAGACATCTCCCCATCCCAAACCCAGTTCCTCCGCACTCaacccctccatcttcccaCAGTTCCAGCTTCATCGCCCGCCACCGAAACGCCCTGCCCGCACGTCAAGATCCAGGCCATCCAGGACCCTCTCCATCCAGCATGTGGGCAGCGCGGACTCTTCGCCACTAGAAACATTGCGCCGGGGGGGATTAATACTGGTGTATCTCGGACGATTGCACGGCCGGGCGACGACGAGCGACGAGAGCGATTACGACTTGTGGCTTGA
- a CDS encoding uncharacterized protein (MEROPS:MER0020214) produces MFGAGNTNTGTSGFGATNTTGGGLFGGGNNNAASNTGGLFGNNAQAKPANTGFSFGNNTNTASTGFGNTSGGFGSTTANTAGGGLFGNANANTNTQAGGGLFGNNTQQQPNTSGGLFGQAQTQQSGGLFGNQQKPATGGLFGSTPAAANTNTGGGLFGNTQQQGTAGLGGAATGGLFGAKPAATGGLFGGSNAIAGNTGGGLFGGAATNNQTQQAAGTGLFGGATNQQKPGLFGGTTAAPGGGLFGGAPAQNQGGLFSNAGNQQQQSIGLGSSLLGGGQQVNNAPQGLTANLSDVSAYGSPSLFSGLGGNEVPNPGPLAVPLSGQPKPKRPSIFPMYKFTPAASGRFGTPQKRGFGFSYSTYGTPAGASPAAGTPSSLGRSLLGSTPSGTALSKSVSSNNLRRNVNTDDSILLPGAFSNTNNTRWYGSTGSKKLVINRELRSDLFSTPLKDKQNNDNGSGPRKLAKRVSFDTHVDGEDSPPVRAALPAPGDVPSSPAEETPRLEKLTPVTNGLRTPEMDYLKGKDKELAIVPEEESATPEPDVNGFDNAPGKYWMEPSREELQNMNRVQRQRIDNFTVGRENVGSITFKIPVDISGIDLDELCGGIIQLEPRSATVYPIAAKKPPVGKGLNVPARISLEQSWPRGGRDRRVASDPKRFNKHIERLKRIVDTTFESYDVDSGVWTFSVEHFTTYGLDDSDEETDFDMTVDPPRRRFTACYISRAYLFTK; encoded by the coding sequence ATGTTCGGAGCTGGAAACACCAACACCGGCACTTCTGGGTTTGGAGCGACAAATACTACTGGCGGTGGGCTCTTTGGTGGCGGAAACAACAACGCTGCTAGCAACACTGGAGGACTATTTGGTAACAATGCTCAGGCTAAGCCTGCAAATACTGGATTCAGCTTCGGCAACAACACCAATACGGCATCAACAGGTTTCGGAAACACCAGCGGCGGCTTTGGCTCGACTACGGCCAATACAGCTGGCGGGGGCCTTTTTGGaaacgccaacgccaataCGAACACCCAAGCTGGAGGCGGCCTTTTTGGTAACAACACCCAACAGCAACCCAATACCTCAGGAGGCTTGTTTGGCCAAGCCCAAACTCAGCAATCAGGAGGTTTATTTGGCAACCAGCAAAAGCCAGCTACAGGAGGCCTTTTCGGTTCCACACCTGCGGCTGCCAATACCAACACTGGCGGCGGTCTCTTCGGCAACACCCAACAACAGGGAACGGCGGGCCTTGGAGGTGCAGCCACCGGAGGGCTCTTTGGAGCTAAGCCAGCTGCTACCGGCGGACTTTTCGGTGGCAGCAATGCCATTGCAGGCAATACCGGAGGAGGGCTTTTTGGCGGTGCTGCAACCAATAACCAGACTCAACAGGCCGCCGGAACAGGTCTATTCGGAGGTGCTACGAATCAGCAGAAGCCAGGCCTCTTTGGAGGTACGACCGCTGCGCCAGGCGGCGGACTTTTCGGCGGTGCCCCAGCTCAAAATCAAGGTGGACTCTTCAGCAACGCTGGcaatcagcagcagcagagcattgGTCTCGGTAGCTCGTTGCTAGGTGGCGGCCAACAAGTCAACAATGCCCCCCAGGGCCTCACTGCGAACTTGAGCGACGTATCGGCCTATGGCTCGCCATCACTGTTCTCTGGGCTTGGTGGAAACGAGGTCCCGAATCCTGGCCCGCTCGCGGTTCCCCTGAGCGGACAGCCTAAGCCCAAGAGGCCTTCTATTTTCCCCATGTACAAATTCACACCTGCGGCATCAGGCCGTTTTGGTACTCCTCAGAAGAGAGGATTCGGCTTTTCTTACAGCACATATGGCACGCCAGCTGGAGCAAGCCCGGCAGCCGGTACCCCTAGCTCTCTGGGCCGTAGCTTACTCGGCTCTACCCCCAGTGGAACTGCTCTCAGCAAGAGCGTATCATCCAACAACCTCCGCCGTAATGTCAACACTGATGACAGCATCCTCTTACCTGGCGCATTTTCGAATACTAACAACACGCGTTGGTATGGAAGCACGggctccaagaagctggtTATTAACCGCGAATTGAGAAGTGACCTCTTTTCCACGCCATTAAAGGATAAACAGAACAATGACAATGGTTCTGGGCCACGAAAGCTGGCGAAACGTGTTAGCTTCGATACGCACGTGGACGGAGAGGACTCACCCCCGGTGCGTGCGGCTCTACCAGCCCCTGGCGATGTCCCAAGCTCTCCTGCCGAAGAGACCCCTCGTCTGGAAAAGCTTACCCCCGTCACGAATGGACTTCGAACGCCTGAAATGGATTacctcaagggcaaggacaaggagctggcaATTGttcctgaagaagagagcgcTACCCCGGAGCCTGATGTCAATGGCTTTGACAATGCCCCAGGAAAGTACTGGATGGAGCCTTCCCGTGAAGAGCTTCAGAACATGAATCGGGTCCAGCGACAGCGCATTGACAACTTCACTGTCGGCCGAGAGAATGTCGGCTCAATCACTTTCAAAATCCCCGTGGATATTAGCGGCATCGACCTAGACGAGCTCTGCGGTGGCATCATCCAGCTAGAGCCTCGATCCGCTACCGTCTACCCCATTGCAGCGAAGAAGCCGCCTGTTGGCAAGGGCCTCAATGTGCCCGCTAGAATATCATTGGAGCAATCTTGGCCCCGTGGCGGTCGTGATAGGAGAGTCGCAAGTGATCCCAAGCGCTTCAACAAGCACATTGAGCGACTCAAGCGCATTGTCGATACTACATTCGAAAGTTACGATGTGGACAGTGGCGTTTGGACCTTTTCTGTTGAGCATTTCACGACTTACGGACTGGACGACTCTGATGAGGAGACTGACTTTGACATGACTGTCGACCCCCCCCGCCGAAGATTCACCGCCTGCTATATTTCACGCGCCTACCTCTTCACAAAATGA